In the Paralichthys olivaceus isolate ysfri-2021 chromosome 15, ASM2471397v2, whole genome shotgun sequence genome, one interval contains:
- the epd gene encoding ependymin isoform X1 — protein sequence MYAAVTLVILVCLTATTHADHHQPCHSPNMTGFMSAVKIKGEMRAFGAFTYDSMGKKLRFRSNESNFVNASLSLDLLMFFEEGVFYEIDSKNQTCEKKALQCTIHPLQIPDDARFLATVNSGNPSIEGEGLKINAWVGSMPFTKGRAGFYSMSVTMGCLPVFTMYLDETTVMFSLLDVENEIKDPDLLVVPSFCQGLPVEETPEGTVNSFLNEFM from the exons ATGTATGCAGCTGTCACGCTGGTCATCCTCGTGTGCTTGACTGCCACCACACATGCAGATCACCATCAGCCTTGTC ATTCACCTAACATGACAGGATTCATGTCTGCG GTGAAAATAAAGGGTGAAATGAGAGCATTTGGTGCATTCACTTATGACTCGATGGGCAAGAAACTACGGTTCAGATCAAACGAGAGCAACTTCGTAAACGCCTCACTAAGTTTGGATCTGCTGATGTTTTTTGAAGAG GGAGTATTCTATGAGATTGACAGCAAAAACCAGACCTGTGAGAAAAAGGCTTTGCAATGCACCATCCATCCTTTACAAATTCCTGATGACGCCAGGTTTCTGGCTACGGTAAACAGCGGGAATCCATCCATTGAAGGGGAGGGATTAAAGATCAACGCGTGGGTAGGATCAATGCCATTCACGAAAGGTCGGGCAG gCTTCTACTCCATGTCTGTAACCATGGGATGTTTGCCTGTGTTCACAATGTACTTGGACGAAACAACAGTCATGTTCAG CCTTTTGGACGTTGAAAACGAGATCAAGGATCCTGATCTCCTCGTGGTGCCTTCCTTTTGCCAGGGACTGCCTGTGGAGGAGACGCCTGAAGGGACAGTGAACAGCTTCCTCAATGAGTTCATGTAG
- the epd gene encoding ependymin isoform X2 produces the protein MYAAVTLVILVCLTATTHADHHQPCHSPNMTGFMSAVKIKGEMRAFGAFTYDSMGKKLRFRSNESNFVNASLSLDLLMFFEEGVFYEIDSKNQTCEKKALQCTIHPLQIPDDARFLATVNSGNPSIEGEGLKINAWVGSMPFTKGFYSMSVTMGCLPVFTMYLDETTVMFSLLDVENEIKDPDLLVVPSFCQGLPVEETPEGTVNSFLNEFM, from the exons ATGTATGCAGCTGTCACGCTGGTCATCCTCGTGTGCTTGACTGCCACCACACATGCAGATCACCATCAGCCTTGTC ATTCACCTAACATGACAGGATTCATGTCTGCG GTGAAAATAAAGGGTGAAATGAGAGCATTTGGTGCATTCACTTATGACTCGATGGGCAAGAAACTACGGTTCAGATCAAACGAGAGCAACTTCGTAAACGCCTCACTAAGTTTGGATCTGCTGATGTTTTTTGAAGAG GGAGTATTCTATGAGATTGACAGCAAAAACCAGACCTGTGAGAAAAAGGCTTTGCAATGCACCATCCATCCTTTACAAATTCCTGATGACGCCAGGTTTCTGGCTACGGTAAACAGCGGGAATCCATCCATTGAAGGGGAGGGATTAAAGATCAACGCGTGGGTAGGATCAATGCCATTCACGAAAG gCTTCTACTCCATGTCTGTAACCATGGGATGTTTGCCTGTGTTCACAATGTACTTGGACGAAACAACAGTCATGTTCAG CCTTTTGGACGTTGAAAACGAGATCAAGGATCCTGATCTCCTCGTGGTGCCTTCCTTTTGCCAGGGACTGCCTGTGGAGGAGACGCCTGAAGGGACAGTGAACAGCTTCCTCAATGAGTTCATGTAG
- the LOC109628402 gene encoding uncharacterized protein, with amino-acid sequence MSLTQALMCPAHTGVHYSSKMTVWKQALLLLCCVLSFVDSDPSRVPQRNKYSNSFRLTRSARTRVQHLLKKYKEQQLGNKHFEDRSRQLKDLPLLSTDFYKWIKLTDWERLHAALRDMHAYWNKLEWKRQQLENQEKEHMAVRTTLPQSIRHIQLDLRDLMSQVTSQMSYMKSSWMRQTSLSVQTPLNPEAGSKTVWNQRVEGYIILRDLELYLTKLARDFLLLASNTHV; translated from the exons ATGAGCTTAACTCAAGCATTAATGTGTCCTGCTCACACTGGTGTTCACTACTCCTCCAAG atgaCTGTTTGGAAGCAAGCTCTCCTCCTTCTTTGTTGCGTTCTGAGCTTCGTGGACTCTGATCCATCCCGAGTCCCccagagaaataaatatagcaactCCTTTCGCCTCACGAGGTCTGCCCGAACCCGGGTCCAGCATCTGCTGAAGAAATAT AAGGAGCAGCAGTTGGGAAATAAGCATTTTGAGGACAGAAGCCGACAGCTAAAGGACCTGCCACTGCTTTCTACAGATTTCTACAAATGGATAAAGCTGACG GACTGGGAACGGCTGCATGCTGCTCTCAGGGACATGCATGCCTACTGGAATAAGCTGGAGTGGAAGAGACAACAGCTGGAGAACCAGGAGAAGGAGCACATGGCGGTGCGCACCACTTTACCTCAGAGCATCAGGCACATTCAGCTGGATCTGAGGGACCTGATGAGCCAAGTCACCAGTCAG ATGAGTTACATGAAGAGCTCTTGGATGAGGCAGACATCTCTTTCGGTACAAACACCCTTGAACCCAGAGGCCGGCTCCAAAACAGTCTGGAACCAGCGAGTGGAGGGTTACATCATTCTGAGGGATCTCGAGCTTTACCTCACCAAGCTGGCAAGAGATTTCCTTCTGCTGGCTTCTAATACACATGTATGA
- the LOC109628569 gene encoding unconventional myosin-Ic-like isoform X1 — protein MRYQAREVDVEGRVRLVMESALTARDRVGVQDFVLLENFNSEAAFIENLRRRFKENLIYTYIGSVLVSVNPYKDLEIYSKPQMERYRGVSFYEISPHIYALSDNTYRAMRTERKDQCILISGESGAGKTEASKKILLYYAVTCPTNHHMAALGDHLLQSNHVLEAFGNAKTLRNDNSSRFGKYMDVQFDFRGAPVGGHILNYLLEKSRVVHQNHGERNFHIFYQLLDGGDEELLNLLDLERNPQNYHYLVKGNCPRVSSISDKNNWKVVMKALSVIGFTEEEVQKLLNIIAGVLNLGNTQFGEGEEGETFITTETQITNLAKLFSVDVSALGEALTHKKLTAKGEEMVTPLNFEQAMSARDALAKAVYGRTFSWLVEKINQSLALKDEIYHSSQPSSLIGLLDIYGFEVLQHNSFEQFCINYCNEKLQQLFIELTLRSEQEEYETEGIEWETVQYFDNKIICDLIEEKHKGIISILDEECLRPGETGDVSFLEKLEDTLGGHPHFVTHKLANGKTRRVMSREEFRLLHYAGEVNYDVNGFLEKNNDSLNRNLKEVMCQSDNYILSRCFRREEVLDQKRPEMAATQFKNSLMKLMDILRSKEPSYVRCIKPNDAKQSGRFDEVLVRHQVKYLGLMENLRVRRAGFAYRRRFEAFLQRYKPLCPETWPNWHGRLDDGVSTLVNHLGYKPEEYKLGRSKIFIRFPKTLFTTEDALEAKKPEIALTLQTSWRGYRERAKYQRIRHAVIVIQSGWRGMKARRRARRRRQAAELIRRFIKGFIYRHEEYCPENEYFLDHVRCSFLKNLRKNLPKSVLDKSWPTPPLLLVEASEHLRILHMRNMVMKYCGRVQPEWKKQMVQKVVASEIFKDQKDSYPQSVGRLFLDSRLEREQISLKVIQTLGNDKVQYGASVVKYDRRGFKPRPRQLLLTNTFAVLVDRTKIKQRIDYTALRGISLGSLSDGMFVVHMPTADNKQKGDVVLQCNNVIELVTKVAMMADKIDYVNINPGSIRFAVARGKEGIIDFVRGSEMKVAKGKRGHLLVTVPRTNTT, from the exons ATGAGGTATCAAGCCAGG GAGGTGGATGTTGAAGGAAGAGTGCGCCTGGTGATGGAGAGTGCCCTGACTGCACGGGACAGGGTTGGGGTGCAGGACTTTGTCTTGCTGGAGAACTTCAACAGTGAGGCAGCCTTCATAGAGAACCTGCGGCGACGGTTCAAAGAAAACCTCATCTAC ACATATATTGGCTCTGTGCTGGTGTCAGTGAACCCGTACAAAGATCTGGAGATTTACTCCAAGCCGCAGATGGAACGCTACAGAGGGGTCAGCTTCTACGAAATATCGCCTCACAT CTATGCTTTGTCAGACAACACATATCGAGCGATGCGGACTGAGAGGAAAGACCAGTGTATCCTCATATCAGGTGAGAGTGGAGCAGGTAAAACAGAGGCCTCCAAAAAGATCCTCCTCTACTACGCTGTCACCTGCCCCACCAATCATCACATGGCTGCCCTTGGTGACCACCTACTGCAGTCCAACCATGTTCTGGAG GcatttggcaatgccaaaacaCTGAGGAATGACAACTCCAGTCGCTTTGGGAAATACATGGATGTCCAATTTGACTTTAGG GGAGCGCCAGTGGGCGGTCACATCCTGAACTACTTGCTAGAGAAATCTCGTGTAGTTCACCAGAACCACGGTGAGAGGAACTTCCACATCTTTTACCAGCTTCTGGATGGAGGGGATGAAGAGCTGCTTAACTTGCTGGACCTGGAAAGAAACCCACAGAATTACCACTATCTGGTCaag GGTAACTGCCCCAGAGTCAGCTCCATTAGTGACAAGAATAATTGGAAAGTTGTGATGAAGGCTCTGTCTGTTATCGGCTTCACTGAGGAAGAAGTGCAG AAATTGCTGAACATCATCGCCGGTGTTCTCAATCTGGGAAACACTCAGTTTGGagaaggggaggaaggagaaacaTTCATCACCACAGAGACCCAGATAACAAATCTTGCGAAG ctgtTCAGTGTTGATGTTTCCGCCCTGGGAGAGGCACTCACTCACAAGAAACTCACTGCCAAAGGAGAGGAG ATGGTCACCCCACTTAATTTTGAGCAGGCAATGTCTGCCCGTGACGCCTTAGCCAAGGCTGTGTATGGTCGGACATTCTCCTGGTTGGTGGAGAAGATCAACCAGTCGCTGGCTCTGAAG GATGAAATCTACCACAGCAGTCAGCCCTCCTCACTTATAGGACTTCTTGATATCTATGGTTTTGAGGTCCTGCAGCACAATAG CTTTGAGCAGTTTTGCATCAACTACTGCAATGAGAAGCTCCAGCAGCTCTTTATTGAGCTCACCCTCAGATCTGAGCAGGAGGAGTACGAGACAGAAGGGATTGAG TGGGAGACAGTGCAGTACTTTGACAACAAGATCATTTGTGACCTGATAGAAGAGAAGCACAAAGGCATTATCTCCATTCTG GATGAGGAGTGTCTGAGGCCTGGAGAGACTGGTGATGTCTCCTTTTTAGAGAAACTGGAGGACACGCTGGGTGGCCATCCCCATTTTGTCAC TCACAAACTGGCAAATGGAAAAACCCGCAGGGTAATGAGTAGGGAGGAGTTCAGGCTGCTTCATTATGCTGGAGAGGTCAACTACGATGTCAATG GTTTTCTAGAAAAGAACAATGATTCGCTGAACAGGAACCTGAAAGAG GTCATGTGCCAGTCAGACAACTATATTTTGAGCCGCTGCTTCCGCAGAGAGGAGGTATTGGACCAGAAACGCCCAGAGATG GCTGCCACACAGTTTAAAAACAGCCTGATGAAACTTATGGACATCCTCAGGTCTAAAGAGCCATCCTACGTGCGCTGTATCAAACCTAATGATGCCAAGCAGTCAG GAAGGTTTGATGAAGTTTTGGTCAGACACCAGGTAAAGTACCTTGGCCTGATGGAAAACCTGAGGGTCAGGAGAGCTGGCTTTGCCTATCGTCGTCGTTTTGAAGCCTTCCTGCAAAG GTATAAGCCTCTGTGTCCTGAGACGTGGCCAAATTGGCACGGTAGACTGGATGATGGTGTATCCACACTGGTCAACCACCTGGGCTACAAGCCAGAAGAGTACAAACTGGGCAG ATCAAAAATCTTCATCCGTTTCCCAAAAACTCTCTTCACCACTGAGGATGCACTCGAAGCAAAAAAGCCAGAGATAG CGTTGACTCTGCAGACGTCATGGAGAGGCTACAGGGAGAGAGCCAAGTACCAACGGATCAGGCATGCAG tGATAGTGATCCAGTCTGGGTGGCGAGGAATGAAAGCACGCAGGAGGGCTAGGAGGCGTCGACAGGCTGCTGAGTTAATCCGCAG GTTTATAAAGGGCTTCATTTACCGTCATGAGGAATACTGCCCTGAGAATGAGTATTTCCTGGATCATGTGCGCTGCTCCTTCCTGAAGAACCTACGGAAAAACCTGCCCAAGAGCGTTTTGGACAAAAGCTGGCCGACACCTCCTCTCTTACTCGTTGAG GCCTCTGAGCACCTGCGGATACTGCACATGAGAAACATGGTCATGAAGTACTGCGGGAGGGTCCAGCCTGAATGGAAAAAACAG ATGGTGCAGAAAGTTGTAGCCAGTGAGATCTTCAAAGATCAGAAAGACAGCTACCCTCAGAGTGTCGGCAGGCTGTTTTTGGACTCCAGGCTCG AACGTGAGCAAATCAGTCTCAAAGTCATCCAGACTCTTGGAAATGACAAAGTGCAG TATGGTGCGTCAGTCGTAAAATACGATAGGAGGGGTTTCAAGCCTCGGCCTCGCCAGCTGCTCCTCACGAACACCTTCGCTGTGCTGGTGGACAGGACCAAGATCAAACAGAGGATTGACTACACAGCTCTGAGAG GTATCTCTTTGGGCTCTCTCAGCGACGGGATGTTTGTTGTGCACATGCCCACTGCGGACAATAAGCAGAAG GGAGACGTTGTGCTGCAGTGCAACAATGTGATCGAGCTGGTGACAAAAGTAGCCATGATGGCTGACAAGATCGACTACGTCAACATCAACCCGGGCAG CATCAGGTTTGCTGTGGCTCGTGGCAAAGAAGGAATCATTGATTTTGTCAGGGGCTCGGAGATGAAGGTGGCCAAAGGCAAGCGAGGACATCTGCTAGTG ACTGTCCCTCGCACAAACACCAcatga
- the LOC109628569 gene encoding unconventional myosin-Ic-like isoform X2, which translates to MESALTARDRVGVQDFVLLENFNSEAAFIENLRRRFKENLIYTYIGSVLVSVNPYKDLEIYSKPQMERYRGVSFYEISPHIYALSDNTYRAMRTERKDQCILISGESGAGKTEASKKILLYYAVTCPTNHHMAALGDHLLQSNHVLEAFGNAKTLRNDNSSRFGKYMDVQFDFRGAPVGGHILNYLLEKSRVVHQNHGERNFHIFYQLLDGGDEELLNLLDLERNPQNYHYLVKGNCPRVSSISDKNNWKVVMKALSVIGFTEEEVQKLLNIIAGVLNLGNTQFGEGEEGETFITTETQITNLAKLFSVDVSALGEALTHKKLTAKGEEMVTPLNFEQAMSARDALAKAVYGRTFSWLVEKINQSLALKDEIYHSSQPSSLIGLLDIYGFEVLQHNSFEQFCINYCNEKLQQLFIELTLRSEQEEYETEGIEWETVQYFDNKIICDLIEEKHKGIISILDEECLRPGETGDVSFLEKLEDTLGGHPHFVTHKLANGKTRRVMSREEFRLLHYAGEVNYDVNGFLEKNNDSLNRNLKEVMCQSDNYILSRCFRREEVLDQKRPEMAATQFKNSLMKLMDILRSKEPSYVRCIKPNDAKQSGRFDEVLVRHQVKYLGLMENLRVRRAGFAYRRRFEAFLQRYKPLCPETWPNWHGRLDDGVSTLVNHLGYKPEEYKLGRSKIFIRFPKTLFTTEDALEAKKPEIALTLQTSWRGYRERAKYQRIRHAVIVIQSGWRGMKARRRARRRRQAAELIRRFIKGFIYRHEEYCPENEYFLDHVRCSFLKNLRKNLPKSVLDKSWPTPPLLLVEASEHLRILHMRNMVMKYCGRVQPEWKKQMVQKVVASEIFKDQKDSYPQSVGRLFLDSRLEREQISLKVIQTLGNDKVQYGASVVKYDRRGFKPRPRQLLLTNTFAVLVDRTKIKQRIDYTALRGISLGSLSDGMFVVHMPTADNKQKGDVVLQCNNVIELVTKVAMMADKIDYVNINPGSIRFAVARGKEGIIDFVRGSEMKVAKGKRGHLLVTVPRTNTT; encoded by the exons ATGGAGAGTGCCCTGACTGCACGGGACAGGGTTGGGGTGCAGGACTTTGTCTTGCTGGAGAACTTCAACAGTGAGGCAGCCTTCATAGAGAACCTGCGGCGACGGTTCAAAGAAAACCTCATCTAC ACATATATTGGCTCTGTGCTGGTGTCAGTGAACCCGTACAAAGATCTGGAGATTTACTCCAAGCCGCAGATGGAACGCTACAGAGGGGTCAGCTTCTACGAAATATCGCCTCACAT CTATGCTTTGTCAGACAACACATATCGAGCGATGCGGACTGAGAGGAAAGACCAGTGTATCCTCATATCAGGTGAGAGTGGAGCAGGTAAAACAGAGGCCTCCAAAAAGATCCTCCTCTACTACGCTGTCACCTGCCCCACCAATCATCACATGGCTGCCCTTGGTGACCACCTACTGCAGTCCAACCATGTTCTGGAG GcatttggcaatgccaaaacaCTGAGGAATGACAACTCCAGTCGCTTTGGGAAATACATGGATGTCCAATTTGACTTTAGG GGAGCGCCAGTGGGCGGTCACATCCTGAACTACTTGCTAGAGAAATCTCGTGTAGTTCACCAGAACCACGGTGAGAGGAACTTCCACATCTTTTACCAGCTTCTGGATGGAGGGGATGAAGAGCTGCTTAACTTGCTGGACCTGGAAAGAAACCCACAGAATTACCACTATCTGGTCaag GGTAACTGCCCCAGAGTCAGCTCCATTAGTGACAAGAATAATTGGAAAGTTGTGATGAAGGCTCTGTCTGTTATCGGCTTCACTGAGGAAGAAGTGCAG AAATTGCTGAACATCATCGCCGGTGTTCTCAATCTGGGAAACACTCAGTTTGGagaaggggaggaaggagaaacaTTCATCACCACAGAGACCCAGATAACAAATCTTGCGAAG ctgtTCAGTGTTGATGTTTCCGCCCTGGGAGAGGCACTCACTCACAAGAAACTCACTGCCAAAGGAGAGGAG ATGGTCACCCCACTTAATTTTGAGCAGGCAATGTCTGCCCGTGACGCCTTAGCCAAGGCTGTGTATGGTCGGACATTCTCCTGGTTGGTGGAGAAGATCAACCAGTCGCTGGCTCTGAAG GATGAAATCTACCACAGCAGTCAGCCCTCCTCACTTATAGGACTTCTTGATATCTATGGTTTTGAGGTCCTGCAGCACAATAG CTTTGAGCAGTTTTGCATCAACTACTGCAATGAGAAGCTCCAGCAGCTCTTTATTGAGCTCACCCTCAGATCTGAGCAGGAGGAGTACGAGACAGAAGGGATTGAG TGGGAGACAGTGCAGTACTTTGACAACAAGATCATTTGTGACCTGATAGAAGAGAAGCACAAAGGCATTATCTCCATTCTG GATGAGGAGTGTCTGAGGCCTGGAGAGACTGGTGATGTCTCCTTTTTAGAGAAACTGGAGGACACGCTGGGTGGCCATCCCCATTTTGTCAC TCACAAACTGGCAAATGGAAAAACCCGCAGGGTAATGAGTAGGGAGGAGTTCAGGCTGCTTCATTATGCTGGAGAGGTCAACTACGATGTCAATG GTTTTCTAGAAAAGAACAATGATTCGCTGAACAGGAACCTGAAAGAG GTCATGTGCCAGTCAGACAACTATATTTTGAGCCGCTGCTTCCGCAGAGAGGAGGTATTGGACCAGAAACGCCCAGAGATG GCTGCCACACAGTTTAAAAACAGCCTGATGAAACTTATGGACATCCTCAGGTCTAAAGAGCCATCCTACGTGCGCTGTATCAAACCTAATGATGCCAAGCAGTCAG GAAGGTTTGATGAAGTTTTGGTCAGACACCAGGTAAAGTACCTTGGCCTGATGGAAAACCTGAGGGTCAGGAGAGCTGGCTTTGCCTATCGTCGTCGTTTTGAAGCCTTCCTGCAAAG GTATAAGCCTCTGTGTCCTGAGACGTGGCCAAATTGGCACGGTAGACTGGATGATGGTGTATCCACACTGGTCAACCACCTGGGCTACAAGCCAGAAGAGTACAAACTGGGCAG ATCAAAAATCTTCATCCGTTTCCCAAAAACTCTCTTCACCACTGAGGATGCACTCGAAGCAAAAAAGCCAGAGATAG CGTTGACTCTGCAGACGTCATGGAGAGGCTACAGGGAGAGAGCCAAGTACCAACGGATCAGGCATGCAG tGATAGTGATCCAGTCTGGGTGGCGAGGAATGAAAGCACGCAGGAGGGCTAGGAGGCGTCGACAGGCTGCTGAGTTAATCCGCAG GTTTATAAAGGGCTTCATTTACCGTCATGAGGAATACTGCCCTGAGAATGAGTATTTCCTGGATCATGTGCGCTGCTCCTTCCTGAAGAACCTACGGAAAAACCTGCCCAAGAGCGTTTTGGACAAAAGCTGGCCGACACCTCCTCTCTTACTCGTTGAG GCCTCTGAGCACCTGCGGATACTGCACATGAGAAACATGGTCATGAAGTACTGCGGGAGGGTCCAGCCTGAATGGAAAAAACAG ATGGTGCAGAAAGTTGTAGCCAGTGAGATCTTCAAAGATCAGAAAGACAGCTACCCTCAGAGTGTCGGCAGGCTGTTTTTGGACTCCAGGCTCG AACGTGAGCAAATCAGTCTCAAAGTCATCCAGACTCTTGGAAATGACAAAGTGCAG TATGGTGCGTCAGTCGTAAAATACGATAGGAGGGGTTTCAAGCCTCGGCCTCGCCAGCTGCTCCTCACGAACACCTTCGCTGTGCTGGTGGACAGGACCAAGATCAAACAGAGGATTGACTACACAGCTCTGAGAG GTATCTCTTTGGGCTCTCTCAGCGACGGGATGTTTGTTGTGCACATGCCCACTGCGGACAATAAGCAGAAG GGAGACGTTGTGCTGCAGTGCAACAATGTGATCGAGCTGGTGACAAAAGTAGCCATGATGGCTGACAAGATCGACTACGTCAACATCAACCCGGGCAG CATCAGGTTTGCTGTGGCTCGTGGCAAAGAAGGAATCATTGATTTTGTCAGGGGCTCGGAGATGAAGGTGGCCAAAGGCAAGCGAGGACATCTGCTAGTG ACTGTCCCTCGCACAAACACCAcatga